The genomic segment taattaatcatgcgctctgtaACATTGGCGCCCACGTAGGGACTTTggaatgatactcatcgctgctCTCGAAAGTATCtctgttacccctggaaactcgaggacgagttctttcctggagggggagtatgtaaccctggtaaatactagcagCAATATACTGCTTGGCTAGAGAGATcgtctctttagctcgatcggttaaGCGTAAGACTAGTCAGCCAAATGTCCCAGattcgatccctagcagaggcagtgattttatttaattaatcatgcgctctgttacattcaATCGATTCATAAATATTTTCGATGTAAACTTGTTATGTGCAGTGACAAAAATTGAATTTGCGATGATAGCAAATGGGATTTAAGAATTCCATGGTTTTTGGTTCATGCATGACTAACGATTCTGTTGTAACATATGAAACGAGTTTGCTTTCACGAGAGTAGAGACCGCGTTAACTCATCCCGAATGTGTTTTGCGACATTGCGTGTCCATAGTCAGTTTAGTCTACACTTGGTCAAGTCCGATAACGCGCTTATGACACGTACCTATGCATGTTGGTCGTAGCATACCTTTGTCGATATCGGCATACTCATGTTGGATAAATGTATTCGGTCATCTTtcacaacatacaatgtaagtGTCAGCAGTAAAAGCGTATTTACGTATACAGTTATACAGCGGTGTTATTACCTTTACACCGGTAAAATGTGTGCATACAAAGTGTTCTTAGTGATTACGTCGGTGCGATAGCTCCAGGCCGTGCCCATTATTTCTAGCATTATAGTGTTCTTATAGttatattatgttttgtattaGTCCCAGCTTTGTTATAATCAAGCCAAGGCTATAATACAGAAACGTGACGAATGTGAGGGGTCATTGACGAGGGAGAATTTTTAAGAGTATTCGAAGCGTACCATGTTGAGATATCACCTTGGCAGGTACAAGCTCTTTCAGCGGAAAGTTGCCGATAAAATGACCGTTCATGTAAGGAATACAGAGTTAGAACCCAAGAATTAGCGAAGCGGGAGATTGAAATAAAAAGGCAGGTAGATGAAATGAGGAAACCGTCCGCCCTTCCGCTTAGGTAAAAAGACAGACAACTCCATGCTaatcttgttaaaaaaaaagattataagAAGGGCATTGGTCACCTGATAGGAGCATTGCATGATCCTGCTCCTTTAAATCTATCTATAATTagaagaaacaaaaacaaagctGAGCTTAGGGCAACTGATGAATTTCATTCTAAGGGTTAGAGTTCAGGGGGTGGGGACAGACGAACCTCTGTTAGTGACGAGATCGACAGGAAAATCAAGTTTTATCAAACGATGAAAACACTGAATGGAAACGTTTTTTACACTGGTAACCTATATGGTTGATCTGACAAACAGAAGTTAGAGAAGCGTATTGAGTGCCTCCGTGACAGACCTATGTATGTGATTGACGACTTAAAGGCCCATTGTTCGAAACTAAACTAGCTATTCGGGAAGCAGGATCTCCCATTCATTGTCCGACGTGAATTGGCGGAGATGTATCAGGGCCCGGATGAGAGATGTGAATGAGTCTGCAGACAGGGCTCAAAAACTGGCTGCAAACACTTTCTATGGGgcataaacatatttcatacaGATAACTGATACTGATAATTTCCTTAAGGGTCTGTCGGATACGCATTTGGCTATCTCTCTACTTGACAAAGCCCCCAGCAATTCTTGGCGACACACTTACAATGATTAAGAGTGCgataacaaaacagaaacttaTATATGGGTCCTCAAAACAACAGATGACGGGTGTAAGGAGAGGTTCTTTCCAAAAGTGACGAAGATTTGGAGGGGGACATTTGTATGACAAGTCATCAGTCCTGCTCATAGAAAGTAAGCTTGAGGATAGAGTTCAGCAAACGGAAGTTTAGCACAGGAAGATACAACTTCAGATAAATTCATTCTTGAAGCTAGTTCAACACCGGAATAGAACATTGTTTCCGACCTCAACCCCAAGGCGAACTTGTGGTTACTTTCAGTGTGGTGACGTTACTCATTTTGCCAAAATAATAGAGTAATAAGAACCCTCGTCTGCAAAGATCTCGTTCTCCTTCACCCACTGCAGTGGTTTTTAATGACCAGGGGATAAAGCAATGTACCATCCCTCAGCCCAATCCGATACCTGATAGGGTAAACAACGCTTTATTTTGAATAAGAGAAATATGTCGTTATTCATAAGGTGATTCGTGACAGAGAACTTCTTTAATTCTTTCTGTCCGCATACTAGACAGAGATTGCCATGGATTTTTTGATACGGCAGCCCAGGTCACGATAGGTATCTTGGAATTTTTACATTTCGAGGCCGAGGGGAAAAATCATTAGGGGATAATTGAGAAGGTAGTAATCCAGCCACCATACTAGAATGGGTATCCCCTGAGATGCTTGTTAGAAAAAAAGAGCGCTTGTTACGATCTTAGATTCCGTTTCCGAAGGTGCCTTTATGAGCACGCTCGATATGGATGCTGGCTATTGGCAAATATAGGTAGATAAGCGTGACAGTCACAAAACAGCCTCAAtaagtaaatatacatgtaccttttgGTCTCGTCAGTAGTCTTACAACGCTCAATCGGGTAATACATCTCGtagaaaacaatttcaaatcGCATTTCCAGAATCTAACGAAGGCGCTTTCTCTGTTCTGGGATTTCAACGTCAAGTTGAAACCAAAGTGCCACCTCTTTTAGGATGAAGTAATCTTCCTTGAGAAGTTGGTAAACAGAATGAGAGTTTCTACCGTTTCCGAGAGCATTATGACTACTGCCACATGACCATCGCAAGCATCCAAAAAAAGGTTTAATCGTTTCTGAGTTATGCAAACTATAAAGGAGCTATCGTAGTTGCAAGGGGGACCGACATGTGTGATTGACTATCCGAGTAAAGTGTTAACGCCCGTTCAAGGAAACCATTGCACAACTCGCAAGGAGCAGCTTGCTATCGCCTACATCAAAACGAGACTACTGTTCTTGGTTCCGCTGGAAATGAGGAATCAAGTCCTTCATAGCGCACATGAATCGGTCATCGGTTGTTTTGTTCAGGTGAAAACGCTTGAGCGGATACGAAGGAGTGTTATCCGGTACGGTATGACATCTAACTACAAACGTTACAAACGTATGCAACATCCAGACGTCATCTCCAAGGAAGTCTAAAGCGTCTAAAGCGCGGGGACGCCTATGGAGTCTTTGGAGATATAGACGGACCAAGGGAAAGACATGGAAGAAGGTTCAATACCTTTAAGAGATAGTTAAGACAAAGACAACAACGTTTCGCCCATCCTCGACGACGAGCCGGGTTGAGATGTACAATGGACGATTCTTCAGGTTATACGTTGTCACGCGTGGTCTATCAGCGTACATAGGATGTTTTTCTTCACGAGCTGGCTGATGTCTTGATGGTGACATACCCTCGCCAGATGTGTTTCACATCCAACCGCTTGATGCATGGTAAGGGCATTGTCCAGCCTCTTGGTCTTATGTTTTGTGACAGCAACGGCAACGACGAATATCCCAAGCACACCACAGGACGTTTTCGTTGAATAACTTGAAAATGGTATTACAGAGGCCCTTGCAATATCCTTAAGCTGTTTTAAATCTTCATTGGCAAGACAAAAGCGGGGACTATGATTTACACATTTGACAGTAACAGCATAGTGTATGGTGGTAAATAACTCTTACAAGCTGTACTCTAATGTCAATCGATTTGCATCTACACATGGTCAAGCTCGTATACGATTGTCTTTACGTACCGATGCTTACGCCATTGTCGAGATATCGTACTGTACTATATATTCGATCACTATTCACATCGAAATCATCAGTTTTATAACACAACGGTGATGATGTGATGTGTTTACACAATTGCAGTAGAAAAGTTTGCGAGAAATATGATAAATAGAAACACATATTTTTGCACGTTAGTTACCATGTCATTGTTATCGTATCGAGGTCATGTGCTTCCTACCAAACCTATGACGTAAATTTAGGATACGAGGTCTTGTTTAGACATGAAGACTCACtatgtgtattgtttgtatgtttgtctgATAATTTCATTTACCCCATCATACCGAAGTTATGTGGAAAAATGCTTATGTAGGCCCTATCCTTTTGTATTTCCAATATAATtagttgaaattgaaaaaaagcaCATTTCAATACAAACTGAGAATTATATGTAGACACATCTTCGTTAGCCAAGGTGTCGGATTACGTTAACGTTACACTCAACGAACCGCTGGCATTCAGGCctggtttcgcagtaaacaaaaattgcggcgCCCAGTACAGAGCTTCctgtcgactatgtcatggcattttgtCTAAATGCAGAGACCAACAATCTTGGGGAAATATTCCCAGTGTttcattaattaatataagttatcGATcgcatatctcatcaaaatggcacaagcctccatgtgtgCTTATAAACATCTCTGAGGAAGTACATCGGTAacgctcgttttgattggtcggaAATTTCAAGTGTAAAGGATGGTAATTTTATATCGCCGTTAGAGCGTCAGAACTGACGATTTTATCTGCCAAAGTTTGTGGAATGTGACGTAAACAGAAGCCTTGGCAAGCGAATGTGATGTAGACACTGTCGTGCCAAACATGAACttgcatcatatatatatatttcgcTCTTCTAGGATTTTACCAGTGATACTACTGGACTAAAGAGTGGACACGAACAATACCGACGAGTGGATAGACCTAGAGGAAactaaaaataaatagaaataaatgttaaaatctcGATAGGGAGGTGCAACAGTGTCAGGATAAAATTGCTCTTATGATTGTTTAGTACTGGCTTTCTACCGTATCGCTATGTGTTGTTCTACTTGATGTTATCGCCAACAATAACATACCATAGAAATATCGGTTCAAAGAAAAAGTAATAATGATAACCAGTTCGCTTATTTTCTTACACATTTTCTTACAAAGCGTGTGGCCCCGATTTGAGTGTCAGTATGATTTCAGGGGTTTGTCATATTTAAGATGATCGTTTACTCTCCAGGAATGGGATACTCATAAGCAATACAAATAATACTTTTCAAGCTCTCCTGATTTCTGTTGCTTAGTTTCCCAATCAATATTGTGTCCCCCAAAgacatatacataatgtatatatatatatattagtgaaATAAGTAGTGTACTTTTTTGCCAAACAAAAATCTCTGGTAGCTGTAATGTCATAACAGATATATCTGATTAGAAACATAACGAGTATACAAGAGAGCAAACAAAATGTTAGTATAGTCACCGGAAGTAGTTGGAATAGGCGATTCGCGGATTGCTGATTTCCCCAAAACAGCGAAGTAGGTTACAAGTACTTTTTTACCATATGCAATGCCTAACTATGCAATAGTTCATCGTCCGCCTGGCGTCCTTCCTTTACTAAAAATCGCTACTAGACATAAAACACTGAATGGACATTGCCGAAATGTGATCCGACGGATTCTGGGGTAAAGGAAATCCAGTTTTATATCAACGGTGGATTAGGCCCCAGATGCATGAGGGACCTGGCCCAATAGGGATTATATAGCGAATTCTTTACAGTGTCTGTTGGAGTGCAAggattttgttcatatttggTATAATGCATAATTGGTTGAAGGGGAATCAATTATGTATTAAGGATGGTtttggcccccaggggcctgatgATCCGGGTGTCATCGTATGGATTTCTATATGACTTTTGTCAAAATTGAgtgtaaaaatattaattctaaacgataaaaagatttttttgacCATGCTTACTGGCTAGTCACTTTTACACGTACTTTTTGACATTTCAAATAATCATACTCTATATGTATTGAATGAgtttattatatttaattgttAACAATTGCTAGGCCCAGAGCGATATACTGTATGCATATTGGCTTTTGGTACACTAATTATATCTAATTGACGGAAAAcaaatttgtcaataaaatttgattaaattataTTCATGTTCTTAAATGATAAATAGCAAACTCTTTAAAATCCATCTACTCTTGTAgtaatgaaaggatttggtctATATTTTGTCTAAAGAATCATCGGTTCAAAGGTCATGGCAACTAGGTTAATGATCATAGGCAAATTGTGTATCTATTCACTTATTACCATTTTATAATCACTATACCAGAAACGCATTGGAAGTAATCAATAAATCATCAGGGTAAATGCCCAGTTTAAAGTCAAGGTAGCTGAGATAAAAGGTTATTGATAAtggtcaaatacatgtacacgaTTTTAAACTGATGGATATTTTGtactgacattatgaagaaaCGTTGGTTAGAATTAAACAAGGGGTCAACTAAACAAAGATCAAAGCCACTGCCTCATCGTTCAGGGCCGTTTGGGTCCCAAGGTCAAGGACTTTGAAATCTGACAAAGGCTCCGGAATAGATAAAACAACTGAAACTTTATAAATGTGTTTCATACTATTATATGgaggtaaaaaaacaaaaataagagTAACATCAATGTAATTCGTTTTCTTCTTGCTCCCAACTGCTTTTGGAAGTCCAATGTTAAAGTCAAACTGAATCTCAGCTATATTGGCAAATGAGTGGGGGATATAATATAGCCCAACGACGGGGCTCTGGACAGTATTCGAGTTTGCTTTGAATTTTCTTTTGAATCAGAACGCTGAATTTAGcaaaaggcaaaaaaaaaaaaaaaaagaaaaaaaagacagtAATACATGACACTGGGAGGCCGATcagtatttgtaaaataactgAAGGCTGCTTAGCCTTAACATCAGAATACTCCCAAGACAGGAATAGCCTCTATAACATATTTTAAGGCTACCTTGTAATTAAGTAGAACAAAACGTGTTATTTTGGAGAGACTTCAATACGACTTTTTTTTAACCTTTCAGTGTCATcgatgttatattttaaatataaaattacatattttaaaaatattaatgtaatCTACCTTATCCATTCTTTTTATAAACATCATCTGGTTATTTGCTTGTTTACTCAAGAACTAACGACATTTGGTGTTTTACAGAATGTGTCGGCAAAACGTTTGGACGGAACTGTAACGACTACCTGCCACTGCGTAAGTCATGGCTGTGACAGAAAGAGTGGAATATGTGCTATACCCGGATGTACAGCAGGGTGGACTGGGGACAAATGTAGTCAAGGTAACGTATCAGTAAGATAATTTGGAGCTATCATCACTTTGTTTTGTCaatcaaaaatcaaattttgactttttttttgtGACAAATCAAGTCATATGTAATGTCCTAACTTATTTCATTTCCACTGTATTTGACAGCATGTGATAGTCATACATTCGGACAAGACTGTAACCGGACCTGTCATTGTTCTAGTTCTGGCTGTGACAATAGGAATGGGAATTGTACTATACATGGATGTACCGAAGGATGGATGGGCAACACATGTAGTAAAGGTAATGATATCCTCATTAATAAGCACATGaacataacacaaacaacaggaTACAACTTTGTATTGCGTTGTTTTCGTGTGAATTGATTTTACATTTCAAATGGCTCTTTCGgcaaatttgtttcaattgcTCCTTTTAGTCCCCAAGTCAATGATTAATGATCTACTCCTCCAACAGTTCACCGGTTTAACTCCAGTTAAGACTTTGTGATTTTTCTGTCAACCCCTAGTGTATGACAAATTGCACGCGCTAATTCTCTGAACCGGAAGTACTTACGGAAGTACTTTTTCAGTCACGTCACTAAAAGTTCCCGCGATGTTATTTAACTTTATGCATTGTTTTAATGGAAAACCCCATCGTATTGATTGCAATATGACCTAATTCAGGCTTGAGTGTAAAAAGATTGATTCTAAACGACAAAAAGGAGGTTCTATTTGAGCACACCTACTGACTAGCGACTATTACAGGAACAGTACTTATTTTGACATTACAAATAATTATACTCTATATGTA from the Pecten maximus chromosome 4, xPecMax1.1, whole genome shotgun sequence genome contains:
- the LOC117325547 gene encoding platelet endothelial aggregation receptor 1-like isoform X2 — translated: MACVSQEDVQKAGGETHVSQRVILIPSDKTVTRSVIVLVLAVTVEMEAVLYMDARKDGWVTHVVKNVSAKRLDGTVTTTCHCVSHGCDRKSGICAIPGCTAGWTGDKCSQACDSHTFGQDCNRTCHCSSSGCDNRNGNCTIHGCTEGWMGNTCSKGNDILINKHMNITQTTGYNFVLRCFRVN